The Metabacillus litoralis genome contains a region encoding:
- the galU gene encoding UTP--glucose-1-phosphate uridylyltransferase GalU has product MKVRKAIIPAAGLGTRFLPATKAMPKEMLPIVDKPTIQYIIEEAVESGIEDIIIVTGKGKRAIEDHFDHSFELEQNLLDKGKFDLLDEVQKASKLVDIHYIRQKEPRGLGHAIWCARKFIGNEPFAVLLGDDIVSAEKPCLKQMIDQYERYNASILGVQTVANSEVSRYGIVDANPIGERFFSVNNLVEKPKQEEAPSNLAIMGRYILNPRIFEILEKQQPGAGGEIQLTDAIARLNQHEAVYAYDFEGTRYDVGEKMGFITTTIEFALNRKDLREELLHYLSSRIEKELV; this is encoded by the coding sequence TTGAAAGTAAGAAAAGCTATCATACCAGCAGCAGGATTAGGAACGAGATTTTTACCAGCAACAAAAGCAATGCCGAAGGAAATGTTACCAATTGTAGATAAGCCAACAATTCAATATATTATTGAGGAAGCTGTAGAGTCAGGGATTGAAGATATTATTATTGTTACAGGAAAAGGCAAGCGAGCAATAGAGGATCATTTTGATCATTCCTTCGAACTTGAACAAAACCTACTTGATAAAGGAAAGTTTGATTTGTTAGATGAAGTACAAAAGGCATCAAAGCTTGTTGATATCCACTATATCCGTCAAAAAGAACCAAGAGGATTAGGCCACGCAATATGGTGTGCGCGTAAATTTATTGGTAACGAGCCATTTGCTGTATTATTAGGTGACGATATTGTTTCAGCTGAGAAGCCATGCTTAAAGCAAATGATAGATCAATACGAACGATACAACGCTTCAATATTAGGTGTTCAAACTGTAGCTAATAGCGAAGTATCTCGTTATGGGATTGTTGATGCTAATCCAATTGGGGAGCGATTCTTTAGTGTTAATAACCTTGTTGAGAAGCCAAAACAAGAGGAAGCACCTTCTAATCTAGCAATAATGGGGCGGTATATATTAAATCCGAGGATTTTTGAAATCTTAGAAAAACAACAGCCAGGTGCTGGTGGGGAAATACAATTAACGGACGCAATTGCTAGGCTAAATCAGCATGAAGCAGTATATGCCTATGATTTTGAAGGAACTCGATATGATGTTGGAGAAAAAATGGGGTTTATTACAACGACAATAGAATTTGCTCTTAATAGGAAAGACTTAAGAGAAGAATTATTGCACTATCTTTCCTCAAGGATAGAAAAAGAACTAGTTTAA
- a CDS encoding polysaccharide biosynthesis protein → MTYHSRIWLLIILDSIIVLSTIYFSKALINPSMEIVSFQVFISSISLLFCHHLFSFIYKLYKKAWEYASIGELISIFKVISFTIIVTAIVQQMVQNDIYFRILAITWMIHLLLIGGSRFVWRVYRDTYLRHSFNKKRTLIIGAGAAGTMVARQLLHNHDGELQPIAFIDDNVKKQKLDILGIPVVGGVKEIERITKELNISNIVIAIPSLNKKQLNHIFKECAKTTAKTQMIPMLEDLLTGKVSVNQFRDVQVEDLLGREAIELDITSISDSVTNKVVLVTGAGGSIGSEICRQISSFNPKTIILLGHGENSIYTIELELKERCKDTEINIITEIADLQDNDKLMRVMKQYQPNVVYHAAAHKHVPLMERSPEEAVKNNIIGTKNIAEASSLHGVDTFVMISTDKAVNPTSVMGSTKRLAEMIIQHFDQISKTRFVAVRFGNVLGSRGSVIPLFKKQIQKGGPVTVTHPEMVRYFMTIPEASRLVIQAGALAKGGEIFVLDMGEPVKIVDLAKNLIKLSGNNLDEIGIEFTGMRPGEKLFEELLSSDEVHEEQIYPKIYIGKTSELYIEEIEYMIKNFRSLDREHLRDSLLELANARTRIAYKKKLISV, encoded by the coding sequence ATGACTTATCATAGCCGAATTTGGTTGCTTATTATATTAGACTCTATCATTGTTCTATCTACAATTTATTTTAGCAAAGCTTTGATAAATCCAAGTATGGAAATAGTATCATTTCAAGTTTTTATCAGTTCTATTTCTTTATTATTTTGTCACCACTTATTTTCATTTATTTATAAGCTTTATAAAAAAGCTTGGGAATATGCAAGTATAGGAGAACTTATAAGTATTTTTAAGGTAATTAGTTTTACGATAATCGTAACAGCTATTGTACAACAAATGGTACAAAATGATATCTATTTTAGAATTCTAGCGATTACTTGGATGATTCACTTATTGCTTATCGGAGGATCTAGGTTTGTTTGGAGAGTTTATCGAGATACATACTTACGACATTCTTTCAATAAGAAAAGAACATTAATAATAGGAGCAGGAGCAGCTGGAACGATGGTTGCTAGACAATTGCTTCATAATCACGATGGTGAGCTTCAGCCGATTGCATTTATTGATGATAATGTAAAAAAACAGAAATTAGATATATTAGGGATTCCAGTTGTTGGTGGTGTGAAAGAAATTGAACGCATTACCAAAGAACTAAATATATCAAACATAGTCATTGCCATTCCTTCTCTTAATAAAAAACAGCTTAACCATATCTTTAAAGAGTGTGCAAAAACCACTGCTAAGACTCAGATGATTCCAATGCTTGAAGATTTGTTAACTGGAAAAGTTTCTGTTAATCAATTTAGAGATGTACAAGTTGAAGATCTGCTAGGTCGTGAGGCGATTGAGTTAGACATAACTAGTATTAGTGATTCTGTCACTAATAAGGTAGTTCTTGTTACAGGAGCAGGAGGATCAATTGGCTCTGAAATTTGCCGACAAATTTCTTCTTTTAATCCTAAAACAATCATTTTATTAGGACATGGAGAGAACAGTATTTACACGATTGAATTGGAATTAAAAGAGCGATGTAAAGATACTGAGATCAATATCATTACTGAAATTGCAGATCTACAAGATAATGACAAATTAATGAGAGTTATGAAACAGTATCAGCCTAACGTTGTTTATCATGCGGCTGCTCATAAGCATGTTCCTTTAATGGAAAGAAGCCCAGAGGAAGCTGTAAAAAACAATATAATAGGAACCAAGAACATTGCAGAAGCATCTAGTCTTCATGGTGTGGACACCTTTGTAATGATTTCAACTGATAAAGCTGTAAATCCTACGAGTGTTATGGGGTCTACAAAACGACTTGCAGAAATGATTATTCAACATTTTGATCAAATAAGCAAAACTAGATTTGTTGCTGTACGTTTTGGAAATGTTTTAGGAAGTAGAGGAAGTGTTATTCCGTTATTTAAAAAACAAATTCAAAAGGGTGGACCAGTAACCGTGACTCATCCGGAAATGGTTCGTTATTTTATGACTATACCTGAAGCTTCTAGGCTAGTCATTCAAGCTGGAGCTTTAGCAAAGGGTGGAGAAATCTTTGTTTTAGATATGGGGGAACCAGTGAAAATTGTTGATCTTGCCAAAAATTTGATTAAACTGTCAGGAAATAATCTTGACGAGATTGGCATTGAATTTACTGGAATGAGACCTGGTGAGAAATTATTTGAAGAACTATTAAGTAGTGATGAGGTTCATGAAGAACAAATTTACCCCAAAATTTACATTGGGAAAACATCGGAATTATATATAGAAGAAATAGAATATATGATAAAGAATTTTAGATCATTAGACCGTGAGCACCTGAGAGATTCTCTTCTGGAATTGGCAAATGCTCGAACACGGATTGCTTATAAAAAGAAACTAATCTCAGTTTAA
- a CDS encoding CpsD/CapB family tyrosine-protein kinase, which produces MVLSLINKNKAMKEITRRHFVSHTYPNSEIAERFRTIRTNIQFSSIDKKHQLLMITSPSNGEGKTTAAVNLAISISQQGEKVLLIDANLRRPKLQQAFNIKETKGLTDVLIEGIPLEEAVFQTQIGQLDVLSSGTIPPNPAEIIGSGAMSRFLIEARKEYNVVIFDCPPVLETTETKLLAGQCDGVVLTLNSGRTDQEKALEANRLLKLVRANVLGVILNAGE; this is translated from the coding sequence TTGGTTCTTAGTTTAATTAACAAAAATAAAGCAATGAAAGAAATCACAAGACGTCATTTTGTTTCCCATACATACCCCAACTCTGAAATTGCTGAACGTTTCCGTACTATAAGAACCAATATTCAATTTAGTTCGATTGATAAAAAGCATCAATTGTTAATGATAACTTCCCCCTCTAATGGAGAAGGGAAAACAACAGCAGCTGTGAATTTAGCCATTTCGATTTCACAGCAAGGTGAAAAAGTATTGTTAATAGATGCTAATTTAAGAAGACCAAAACTTCAACAAGCATTTAATATAAAAGAAACAAAAGGACTTACAGATGTTCTAATCGAAGGTATTCCTTTAGAAGAAGCAGTCTTTCAAACGCAGATTGGACAATTAGATGTGCTTTCAAGTGGAACCATTCCCCCAAATCCTGCAGAAATTATTGGATCAGGAGCTATGAGTCGTTTTCTAATAGAAGCAAGAAAAGAGTATAATGTTGTGATATTTGATTGTCCCCCAGTTCTTGAAACGACAGAAACCAAATTATTAGCAGGGCAATGTGATGGTGTAGTGTTAACACTAAATAGTGGAAGAACAGATCAGGAAAAAGCTTTAGAAGCCAATAGATTATTAAAACTTGTACGAGCGAATGTTTTAGGTGTTATATTGAATGCTGGGGAATAA
- a CDS encoding YveK family protein, whose product MSGLQDLDDKQLLEQKSKEINIRELLLVIKRYLWIILLVTVISTSAGTYYSISSYTPMYQSASRMILNADSGLMSTLKVIIQDTTVLEKVVEKLDLPYPPEVLSSKIMVASIGDSKVVTVTVTDSDPKQAAILANSIAETYKEEIPGIIGFNDVKLLSQAKEVPFPINEDKNKPIIYGFAGGIVVSIGLAFLLNTLNNSIRKEHEVEELLGLPVLGTVPKMKKANMQGKQKRSVRFDYGSETIGS is encoded by the coding sequence ATGTCAGGCCTTCAAGACCTTGATGATAAACAATTACTTGAACAAAAATCAAAAGAAATTAACATAAGAGAGTTGTTACTAGTAATTAAAAGATATTTATGGATCATTCTATTGGTAACTGTAATCTCAACCTCCGCGGGAACATATTATTCTATTTCTTCATACACTCCTATGTATCAATCGGCTTCAAGAATGATATTAAATGCCGATAGTGGCCTAATGTCAACACTTAAAGTGATCATTCAAGACACAACTGTATTGGAAAAAGTAGTTGAAAAACTAGATCTTCCCTACCCTCCAGAAGTACTTAGCAGTAAGATTATGGTTGCCAGTATCGGTGACTCAAAGGTTGTCACTGTTACGGTAACAGATTCAGATCCAAAGCAGGCTGCAATTTTAGCAAATTCTATAGCGGAAACTTATAAAGAAGAAATTCCGGGAATTATTGGGTTTAATGATGTTAAACTTCTATCACAAGCAAAGGAAGTACCGTTTCCGATTAATGAAGATAAAAATAAACCAATAATATACGGTTTTGCTGGTGGAATAGTAGTCAGTATTGGTCTAGCCTTTTTACTTAACACTTTAAATAATAGCATAAGAAAAGAGCACGAAGTTGAAGAATTATTAGGTTTACCAGTTCTAGGAACTGTGCCAAAAATGAAGAAAGCAAATATGCAAGGTAAACAAAAACGTTCAGTGAGATTTGATTACGGGAGTGAGACAATTGGTTCTTAG
- a CDS encoding XRE family transcriptional regulator, with protein MVGKRLRELRQEKGYSITELAELAGVSKSYLSYIERDVQKNPSLQFLKKIASTLEIEVEVLLGSSPSEELSREIVLDKEWSKLLNKAIEEGMSKKDFKEFRDYLKFRKWKETKMKKENLIQEDS; from the coding sequence ATGGTTGGAAAACGTTTAAGGGAGTTGAGGCAGGAAAAGGGATATTCAATAACTGAATTAGCTGAGTTAGCAGGGGTGTCCAAGTCTTACCTAAGCTATATTGAACGCGATGTGCAGAAAAATCCCTCACTTCAATTTTTAAAAAAGATTGCTTCAACTCTCGAGATAGAGGTTGAAGTGCTACTAGGTTCTTCGCCTTCCGAGGAGCTGTCAAGAGAGATTGTTCTTGATAAGGAATGGAGTAAATTATTGAATAAGGCGATTGAGGAAGGCATGAGTAAAAAAGATTTTAAAGAGTTTAGGGATTATTTGAAATTTCGAAAATGGAAAGAAACAAAGATGAAAAAGGAAAACCTTATCCAGGAGGACAGCTGA
- a CDS encoding anti-repressor SinI family protein has protein sequence MNVVKEKLNNEQLDVEWIELMKEAKQLGLSFNEVQEFLHQQVASHE, from the coding sequence ATGAATGTTGTGAAGGAAAAGCTAAATAACGAGCAATTAGATGTAGAATGGATAGAATTAATGAAAGAAGCAAAGCAGCTTGGCTTATCTTTTAATGAGGTCCAAGAGTTCCTTCACCAACAGGTAGCTTCTCATGAATAA
- a CDS encoding DUF3889 domain-containing protein yields the protein MKKWIFFLTILYGLTATQVSFSPEVHAVSQKTWEDVAVKETKKRYPLSQVLFSQKIWDKKKKDFTVKQYRLTLREGMDDFAVYTTITYDSKTGEIKKIQVVPEA from the coding sequence GTGAAGAAATGGATATTTTTTCTTACAATACTGTACGGATTAACAGCAACACAGGTTTCATTTTCACCTGAAGTTCATGCTGTTTCTCAGAAAACATGGGAAGATGTTGCAGTAAAAGAAACAAAAAAACGTTACCCATTATCACAAGTATTGTTTTCTCAAAAAATTTGGGACAAAAAGAAAAAGGATTTTACAGTTAAGCAATACCGCTTAACATTACGTGAAGGTATGGACGACTTTGCTGTCTATACAACCATAACATATGATTCAAAAACTGGTGAAATCAAAAAAATTCAGGTTGTACCGGAGGCATAG
- a CDS encoding YqzE family protein — translation MSTNDYVKYVTQQIVKFMDTPKETRKQQRQERKDLDASSSYYSNRWLGVLPFAVRLLMNKKKDQ, via the coding sequence TTGTCTACAAATGACTATGTTAAGTATGTTACACAGCAAATAGTGAAATTTATGGACACGCCTAAAGAAACAAGAAAGCAGCAACGGCAGGAACGTAAAGATCTTGATGCATCTTCTTCATATTACAGTAATCGTTGGTTAGGTGTTTTACCTTTTGCAGTTAGATTGTTAATGAATAAGAAAAAAGATCAATAA
- a CDS encoding shikimate kinase produces the protein MEAIYLTGFMGAGKTTVGQQLAQNMKLPVIDTDQEIVKKLNKSIKEIFEEYGEAFFRDQETKILKELPTNDVIITTGGGIVIKEENRAWMKEHGSIVMLHADIDTIYERVHSDKSRPLASKKSKQELNDLYQSRVNFYDDCSVLIETAQKNIEDIVNEISIRLNAKNFGNK, from the coding sequence TTTAACTGGATTTATGGGAGCAGGAAAAACAACAGTTGGTCAACAACTTGCACAAAACATGAAACTTCCTGTTATTGATACAGATCAAGAAATTGTAAAAAAATTAAATAAGAGCATTAAAGAAATATTTGAAGAATATGGTGAAGCCTTTTTTCGAGACCAAGAAACAAAAATCTTAAAAGAACTTCCAACAAATGACGTTATTATTACAACAGGCGGTGGAATTGTTATTAAGGAAGAAAATAGAGCTTGGATGAAAGAACATGGCAGTATCGTGATGCTTCATGCAGATATTGATACAATCTACGAACGTGTTCATTCAGATAAAAGTCGGCCTTTAGCAAGTAAAAAATCAAAACAAGAGCTTAATGATTTATATCAATCACGAGTAAATTTTTATGATGATTGTTCAGTGTTAATTGAAACCGCACAAAAAAATATTGAAGATATTGTGAATGAAATAAGTATACGATTAAATGCTAAGAACTTTGGAAATAAATAG